The DNA sequence GGCTACGACGTTGTCGGCGAGGCAGCGGATGGGGCCCAGGCTGTAGAAAAATACAAAGAAACACAGCCTGACCTGGTGACAATGGACATAACGATGCCGGAGATGGATGGCATCACTGCACTGAAAGAAATCAAAAAGCTTAATCCTTCTGCAAAGGTCATCATGTGTTCGGCCATGGGTCAGCAGGCGATGGTCATCGATGCCATCCAGGCCGGCGCAAAGGATTTTATCGTTAAGCCTTTCCAGGCTGACAGGGTCTTGGAAGCTATCTCAAAAACCTTAGGCTAAAAGCAATTTTAAAAATAGAGGGTGCATCATGTTGCAAATAGTTAAACAATTGCTCATAACCCTGCTTCTTGCTGCAG is a window from the Bacillus infantis NRRL B-14911 genome containing:
- a CDS encoding response regulator produces the protein MAQKILIVDDAAFMRMMIKDILSKNGYDVVGEAADGAQAVEKYKETQPDLVTMDITMPEMDGITALKEIKKLNPSAKVIMCSAMGQQAMVIDAIQAGAKDFIVKPFQADRVLEAISKTLG